The Atribacterota bacterium genomic interval CCGTGAGAAAAAGCATGTTCACTAATAAAATTAGCTGCGGCAATAATCTTAAAACCCTGGTGGCTCATCATTTTAGACAATTGTTGCAAGGTTATTCCAGCACTGATGTTGCCATATGTTACTACCAGAACCATAGCATTATTATTCCCTCTAATTTTCCAGAGTGCCGGGTATAAAATACTGGGTATTCTCTCTTCATAAGTAGGTATTCCCAAGATAACCGCTTCATTGGCGTTAAGGTTAAATTCAAAATTGTGACGTTGCTCGAGTGAGTTAAGACTAATAGTCCTCTGTTCAGAAATACCCCATCCTTTGGCGACAGCCAGAATAATCTTTTCAGTAGAGTGGGTTGGTGAAAAATATATCTTTAATAATTTATTAATAAGCAAAACAAGCTCCCCAAAAATTTAATGTTTTAACTCATTGCCATGA includes:
- a CDS encoding 4Fe-4S ferredoxin, translating into MLINKLLKIYFSPTHSTEKIILAVAKGWGISEQRTISLNSLEQRHNFEFNLNANEAVILGIPTYEERIPSILYPALWKIRGNNNAMVLVVTYGNISAGITLQQLSKMMSHQGFKIIAAANFISEHAFSHG